In Papaver somniferum cultivar HN1 chromosome 1, ASM357369v1, whole genome shotgun sequence, a genomic segment contains:
- the LOC113320018 gene encoding uncharacterized protein LOC113320018 isoform X2, translating into MEAHQAAVGDDELLICRMKRANWKCKSVIGDNELQYCEKHYNYVIAKKKKIDEKELPPDEQRCCQTSNKGTWRCRNFRMGLGTSAAAAVDDGDSSVPKTKFCEKHYYDYQRYYARHHERKQLLKMKTRGDGEDAVAETRDSKRRRKKVTEEDDWSVDETGGTQSNTADGIVEGGSANIGRKGKNVEREEGIGELESLTRIREVMKDDRFIDETRVQLNTNHTCDSDRIQEGGSATIGRNMTNVEITDWCRELESLTRIRESMVELETLEQYKSKCFQLSVELEKMRVELERKKVECTALQVKLTEVETRKTAATDETERETADGTECCRKMMSDFESRLLRMENQNSTMGCLESRISNLERLNLRRENENLTMGCVESGISNLESLVVRSRNGSSVLRCLELRDSEAIESEVRGLHNDVTRGGENQRDKHSRGTPNTEFSSGGRKDSHLYKVKTKEKVLNAYDIDVNKHHEPESGFSKYSTMNVFSGSLHLSSGGENIQEGNSWGFPEVRPSQHGSSSQHQLDLRSLF; encoded by the exons ATGGAGGCTCATCAGGCAGCTGTTGGCGATGATGAACTACTAATTTGCAGAATGAAAAGGGCGAATTGGAAATGCAAGAGTGTTATTGGTGATAATGAATTACAGTATTGTGAAAAACATTACAATTATGTTATagccaagaagaagaagattgacgaGAAGGAGCTTCCTCCGGATGAACAGCGTTGTTGTCAAACTAGTAATAAAGGTACATGGAGATGCAGGAATTTCAGGATGGGTCTTGgtacttctgctgctgctgctgttgatgatgGTGATAGTTCTGTTCCTAAGACCAAATTTTGTGAAAAACATTACTACGATTATCAGAGGTATTACGCGAGGCATCATGAGAGGAAGCAGCTTCTTAAGATGAAGACAAGAGGAGATGGCGAAGATGCAGTTGCAGAAACTAGGGATTCCAAACGGAGGAGGAAGAAGGTTACCGAGGAAGATGACTGGTCCGTTGATGAAACAGGAGGAACTCAATCGAATACAG CTGATGGAATTGTGGAAGGTGGTTCTGCCAATATTGGGAGGAAGGGGAAAAATGTCGAAAGAGAAGAAGGGATTGGAGAACTAGAATCATTGACAAGAATTAGGGAAGTAATGAAAGATGACCGGTTCATTGATGAAACAAGAGTTCAACTAAATACTAATCATACCTGTGACT CTGATAGAATTCAAGAAGGTGGTTCTGCCACTATTGGGAGGAATATGACAAATGTCGAAATAACAGATTGGTGTAGAGAACTAGAATCATTGACAAGAATTAGGGAATCTATGGTTGAATTGGAGACTCTGGAGCAATATAAGAGTAAGTGTTTTCAATTGTCTGTGGAGCTCGAGAAGATGAGAGTGGAGCTTGAGAGGAAGAAAGTGGAGTGCACTGCACTGCAGGTTAAATTAACGGAGGTAGAAACTAGAAAGACGGCTGCTACAGATGAGACTGAACGGGAAACCGCGGATGGAACAGAATGTTGTAGGAAAATGATGTCCGATTTTGAGAGTCGACTCCTAAGGATGgaaaatcaaaattcaacaatGGGATGTTTGGAGTCTCGGATTTCGAATTTGGAGAGACTAAACCTGAGAAGGGAAAATGAAAATTTGACAATGGGATGTGTAGAATCTGGCATTTCAAATTTGGAGAGCCTTGTAGTGAGGAGTAGAAACGGAAGTTCAGTATTGAGATGTCTAGAATTACGTGATTCTGAAGCAATAGAGTCCGAAGTGCGGGGTTTGCACAATGATGTTACTCGAGGTGGTGAAAACCAAAGAGATAAACACAGCAGGGGCACACCTAATACTGAATTCAGCAGTGGAGGGAGGAAGGATTCTCATTTGTATAAGGTTAAAACCAAAGAGAAGGTACTGAATGCATACGATATTGACGTAAACAAACATCATGAACCAGAGTCTGGATTTTCCAAGTACTCTACTATGAACGTTTTTTCTGGAAGTCTACATTTATCAAGTGGGGGAGAAAACATTCAGGAAGGGAACAGTTGGGGCTTTCCGGAAGTGAGACCATCTCAACATGGATCATCATCTCAACATCAACTGGATTTAAGAAGCCTTTTTTGA
- the LOC113320018 gene encoding uncharacterized protein LOC113320018 isoform X1: MEAHQAAVGDDELLICRMKRANWKCKSVIGDNELQYCEKHYNYVIAKKKKIDEKELPPDEQRCCQTSNKGTWRCRNFRMGLGTSAAAAVDDGDSSVPKTKFCEKHYYDYQRYYARHHERKQLLKMKTRGDGEDAVAETRDSKRRRKKVTEEDDWSVDETGGTQSNTGSDDDDTSDGIVEGGSANIGRKGKNVEREEGIGELESLTRIREVMKDDRFIDETRVQLNTNHTCDSDRIQEGGSATIGRNMTNVEITDWCRELESLTRIRESMVELETLEQYKSKCFQLSVELEKMRVELERKKVECTALQVKLTEVETRKTAATDETERETADGTECCRKMMSDFESRLLRMENQNSTMGCLESRISNLERLNLRRENENLTMGCVESGISNLESLVVRSRNGSSVLRCLELRDSEAIESEVRGLHNDVTRGGENQRDKHSRGTPNTEFSSGGRKDSHLYKVKTKEKVLNAYDIDVNKHHEPESGFSKYSTMNVFSGSLHLSSGGENIQEGNSWGFPEVRPSQHGSSSQHQLDLRSLF, encoded by the exons ATGGAGGCTCATCAGGCAGCTGTTGGCGATGATGAACTACTAATTTGCAGAATGAAAAGGGCGAATTGGAAATGCAAGAGTGTTATTGGTGATAATGAATTACAGTATTGTGAAAAACATTACAATTATGTTATagccaagaagaagaagattgacgaGAAGGAGCTTCCTCCGGATGAACAGCGTTGTTGTCAAACTAGTAATAAAGGTACATGGAGATGCAGGAATTTCAGGATGGGTCTTGgtacttctgctgctgctgctgttgatgatgGTGATAGTTCTGTTCCTAAGACCAAATTTTGTGAAAAACATTACTACGATTATCAGAGGTATTACGCGAGGCATCATGAGAGGAAGCAGCTTCTTAAGATGAAGACAAGAGGAGATGGCGAAGATGCAGTTGCAGAAACTAGGGATTCCAAACGGAGGAGGAAGAAGGTTACCGAGGAAGATGACTGGTCCGTTGATGAAACAGGAGGAACTCAATCGAATACAGGTAGTGACGATGATGATACCT CTGATGGAATTGTGGAAGGTGGTTCTGCCAATATTGGGAGGAAGGGGAAAAATGTCGAAAGAGAAGAAGGGATTGGAGAACTAGAATCATTGACAAGAATTAGGGAAGTAATGAAAGATGACCGGTTCATTGATGAAACAAGAGTTCAACTAAATACTAATCATACCTGTGACT CTGATAGAATTCAAGAAGGTGGTTCTGCCACTATTGGGAGGAATATGACAAATGTCGAAATAACAGATTGGTGTAGAGAACTAGAATCATTGACAAGAATTAGGGAATCTATGGTTGAATTGGAGACTCTGGAGCAATATAAGAGTAAGTGTTTTCAATTGTCTGTGGAGCTCGAGAAGATGAGAGTGGAGCTTGAGAGGAAGAAAGTGGAGTGCACTGCACTGCAGGTTAAATTAACGGAGGTAGAAACTAGAAAGACGGCTGCTACAGATGAGACTGAACGGGAAACCGCGGATGGAACAGAATGTTGTAGGAAAATGATGTCCGATTTTGAGAGTCGACTCCTAAGGATGgaaaatcaaaattcaacaatGGGATGTTTGGAGTCTCGGATTTCGAATTTGGAGAGACTAAACCTGAGAAGGGAAAATGAAAATTTGACAATGGGATGTGTAGAATCTGGCATTTCAAATTTGGAGAGCCTTGTAGTGAGGAGTAGAAACGGAAGTTCAGTATTGAGATGTCTAGAATTACGTGATTCTGAAGCAATAGAGTCCGAAGTGCGGGGTTTGCACAATGATGTTACTCGAGGTGGTGAAAACCAAAGAGATAAACACAGCAGGGGCACACCTAATACTGAATTCAGCAGTGGAGGGAGGAAGGATTCTCATTTGTATAAGGTTAAAACCAAAGAGAAGGTACTGAATGCATACGATATTGACGTAAACAAACATCATGAACCAGAGTCTGGATTTTCCAAGTACTCTACTATGAACGTTTTTTCTGGAAGTCTACATTTATCAAGTGGGGGAGAAAACATTCAGGAAGGGAACAGTTGGGGCTTTCCGGAAGTGAGACCATCTCAACATGGATCATCATCTCAACATCAACTGGATTTAAGAAGCCTTTTTTGA